In the genome of Polynucleobacter sp. TSB-Sco08W16, the window CTGAAAAACGAATCAGCGATCAAATCTATTTTGAAGGCAGTTGGAGATGAAATCCCTGTTCAGCTCGGTGGTGGTATTCGTGATCTAGAAACGATTGAACGTTTATTAGATGATGGCATCAGTACCGTCATTATTGGTACTGCAGCAGTGAAAAATCCTGGCTTTGTGCAAGATGCCTGCACAGCATTTCCTGGTCATGTGATGGTTGGCCTGGATGCACGTGATGGCAAAGTGGCTACTGATGGTTGGAGCAAGATTACCGGCCATGAAGTGATTGATCTCGCTAAGAAGTTTGAAGATTGGGGCGTAGAAGCCATTATCTATACAGACATCGGTCGTGACGGCATGCTCAAGGGCGTTAATATTGAAGCCACGATTAAGCTGGCTCAAGCCATTCGCATTCCGGTTATTGCT includes:
- the hisA gene encoding 1-(5-phosphoribosyl)-5-[(5-phosphoribosylamino)methylideneamino]imidazole-4-carboxamide isomerase — encoded protein: MLLIPAIDLKDGHCVRLEQGDMDKATVFSEDPGAMAAHWINKGARRLHLVDLNGAFAGKLKNESAIKSILKAVGDEIPVQLGGGIRDLETIERLLDDGISTVIIGTAAVKNPGFVQDACTAFPGHVMVGLDARDGKVATDGWSKITGHEVIDLAKKFEDWGVEAIIYTDIGRDGMLKGVNIEATIKLAQAIRIPVIASGGLSNNQDIEALCKAEEEGVMGVIAGRSIYAGDLDLAAAQKYADELTLKYAKKII